The sequence GACCAGTCTTGACGGGCTGTGCGATGCGTTGGACCGATCGTGTCGAGCCAACGACGAGCTGGACTTCACGTTCAAGCAACGCCGCGACGAGGAAGACGAGCTTTCGACCGACCGGTATGCCCAATTGCCCTACCCCGAGAATCAACTTGTCTC is a genomic window of Mycobacterium sp. ITM-2016-00318 containing:
- a CDS encoding thiocyanate hydrolase — protein: MTAKYGVENPLPPWKTSLDGLCDALDRSCRANDELDFTFKQRRDEEDELSTDRYAQLPYPENQLVSLAHSLLKRGLIDEADLRARLASIRSRLEAE